The following coding sequences are from one Fibrobacter sp. window:
- a CDS encoding bifunctional oligoribonuclease/PAP phosphatase NrnA, translating into MPVIANQMWAIRNLELIKAAIEGAKSVLICGHCNPDGDSMGAILSLGLGLESLGKRVFMLCTDPVPNNYRTLPGAKQLVGSVSREIDLGIAVDCGSKEMMGPAYAYFKRAAQTIEIDHHRSRISFADLSMVDSDACSAGELVYELLSELGVLINNEIAQNVLTSIIVETNSFRLPGIRSRTFEICAELIRTGLDFQKLAETVYWVTSRQTALLSGICMSRCRFIEGGEIAWTSLTRKDFLRASACDADADKVPEKIRSIQGVKLAVLFREREDLSWRVSLRSKDGIDVAKLAERFGGGGHKSAAGFTIASKKKSLRKILDAAVDLLSTHRKSLIKKQGINSGVIDAVTYYEKLCSKDRAKLSWQDALYTEPLSQKIAF; encoded by the coding sequence ATGCCAGTTATAGCAAATCAGATGTGGGCCATCCGCAATTTAGAACTGATAAAGGCGGCTATCGAGGGGGCAAAAAGTGTACTGATCTGTGGTCATTGCAACCCTGATGGGGATTCGATGGGGGCAATACTTTCCCTTGGACTTGGTTTGGAAAGTCTGGGGAAGAGAGTATTTATGCTCTGTACCGATCCGGTACCAAACAATTACAGGACGCTCCCTGGTGCAAAGCAGTTGGTTGGCAGTGTGTCCCGGGAGATTGATCTGGGGATAGCGGTTGACTGCGGGAGCAAGGAGATGATGGGGCCGGCTTACGCTTACTTTAAGCGGGCTGCGCAAACCATCGAAATCGACCACCATCGGTCCAGAATCTCTTTTGCAGATCTTTCTATGGTGGACTCAGATGCCTGCTCAGCGGGCGAACTGGTTTATGAGCTGCTTTCAGAGCTTGGAGTTTTAATCAACAATGAAATTGCGCAGAATGTTCTTACTTCAATTATAGTAGAAACGAATTCTTTTCGCCTCCCCGGAATCCGCTCCCGCACATTTGAGATCTGTGCTGAGTTAATCAGGACCGGTCTGGATTTCCAGAAACTTGCTGAAACCGTCTATTGGGTTACCTCCAGGCAGACAGCACTGCTGTCAGGGATCTGCATGTCACGCTGCCGTTTTATAGAGGGTGGAGAGATAGCCTGGACATCATTGACTCGTAAAGATTTCCTGAGGGCCTCAGCCTGTGATGCCGATGCGGATAAGGTGCCTGAAAAGATCCGTTCTATTCAGGGTGTGAAACTGGCTGTTTTATTCCGGGAGAGAGAGGATTTGAGCTGGAGGGTCAGCCTTCGGTCCAAAGATGGAATCGATGTGGCGAAACTGGCAGAAAGGTTTGGAGGTGGTGGTCACAAAAGCGCTGCAGGTTTTACCATTGCCAGCAAGAAGAAATCTCTCAGAAAAATACTCGATGCTGCAGTCGACCTGCTTTCAACACACAGGAAGAGTTTAATCAAAAAGCAGGGCATAAATTCCGGAGTTATCGATGCAGTTACTTATTATGAAAAGCTATGCTCCAAAGACAGGGCTAAATTGAGCTGGCAGGATGCTCTCTATACTGAGCCGTTAAGCCAGAAGATCGCATTCTGA
- a CDS encoding magnesium transporter CorA family protein gives MKRYDLHDGTIVSSENEDSRILVFVSPEKEEINFLTTTFSLDEHTLYSALDQDELSRLEFESDHFCVIFKRPRNYSSVEQFLFKVSSFGLFVFKDKMIILISEDLPLFDGKQNYRVDSMIEVMLKIFYRSIAHFLQHLKVINMVSDEIEQKVNTSMENKYLIHMFTLEKSLVYYLNAINSNAMVIEKIRNNAARIELTHENIELLDDIIIENNQCLKQTEIYSNIISNLMDARASIVNNNLNSLMKTLNILTIAIMVPTFVVSAFSMNVAIPLQKNPFAFSIVMGLSATALFASLIFFKYKRW, from the coding sequence CTGAAAAGATACGATTTGCATGACGGGACAATAGTCTCCTCAGAAAATGAAGACAGCAGGATACTGGTTTTTGTAAGTCCGGAAAAAGAAGAAATAAATTTCCTCACGACAACGTTTTCTCTTGATGAACATACCTTGTACTCTGCTCTCGATCAGGATGAATTGTCAAGACTTGAATTCGAAAGCGACCATTTTTGCGTTATCTTCAAGAGACCCCGTAACTATTCTTCTGTTGAGCAGTTCCTCTTCAAAGTCTCCTCTTTCGGACTCTTTGTTTTTAAAGACAAAATGATTATCCTTATCTCGGAGGATCTTCCGCTGTTCGATGGAAAACAGAATTACAGGGTAGACTCAATGATCGAGGTAATGCTGAAGATCTTCTACAGGTCAATTGCCCATTTTCTCCAGCACCTCAAAGTGATAAACATGGTCTCTGATGAAATAGAGCAGAAAGTAAACACCTCGATGGAAAACAAGTATCTGATCCACATGTTTACACTTGAAAAAAGTCTGGTCTATTATCTCAATGCTATAAATTCAAACGCAATGGTGATAGAGAAGATCAGAAACAATGCAGCCAGGATAGAACTTACCCATGAAAATATCGAACTGCTGGATGATATTATAATCGAAAACAATCAGTGCCTGAAGCAGACAGAAATCTACTCCAATATTATCTCGAACCTTATGGATGCGCGGGCATCGATTGTCAATAATAACCTGAACAGTCTGATGAAAACTCTGAATATTTTAACAATTGCAATAATGGTTCCCACTTTCGTGGTCAGCGCCTTTTCGATGAATGTTGCCATCCCCCTGCAGAAAAACCCTTTTGCATTCTCAATTGTTATGGGGCTCTCGGCAACTGCGCTGTTTGCCTCTCTTATCTTCTTTAAATACAAACGATGGTGA
- a CDS encoding PAS domain S-box protein produces the protein MNDPEDLPFVLSVSLENGDGMRVRNVDDSSSSTGAEAQLSMECDELKQNLTSAQNMLSTKINAEDILLLDSAFPGKIRSGMDEPTKASSLVLKNKSITELNEIFNLIADPVFILDSDGKVLACSNSTIQQYNFRTGISVFKLMDEHDVKILEPAPAAELLKEAKSRKLENVQINLIAKSRVLDVVFSSSPFTINNNESVIVVTFRDVTNRTYLENALQESESRYRIMGEMIPFGVYFCDKNGGLKYASSSFLNMIQMTMEEARDFGWTRKMVIEDSGPIINRWLACVKTGEEWEAEPRFISFDNSVVTILSRARPIRDRNGEISGWAGINLDITERRRMEEDLRNIEWLLTKDLECSNSAAFADPYKEIVDKNTAGEILSSTGEDFLQEITCDYLSILETSGIVMEQNGLPAITFFRSEWCRFLHSASKALCGEMPLREAMNCGKWLCHQSCFKQSAQAALDSGYPVDIECAGGIRIYAVPVKAGGEKIGAISFSYGDPPKEDAKLKEIAARYNVGRDKLFLIANAYKSRPRFIVETSKNRLHSSARKIGTIVERKRAEIALQKAYTEIEKRIESRTIALTRSYELLKEEIRVRMRAEKEFSQRNDALEAIYAMATAFSASLEATIDQGVLSISTMLDVPVVALACIGKEDFKSISQITGMELIHMHSVQIDKHPCGIAYREQRCCQISSSFSRLYPVYAKDFPDMQSYVGIPILNSKGQILGTICAIDKKEHVFDEYEIHLIEIFARYIGTEIERKNMENQLLQSQEMKMLGQLTSGVAHEVRNPLNGILAITDALSKDLGENTEYRTYIEHIRKQVIRLSDLMRDLLDLGRPVERSSLMPTSVNWLVSAAVNMWQHSSSHGERQVRLQSSKASEKLKIYAERAKMEQVIINLLENACSHSSPDKEIVVNVQDADGSVIIQVIDQGTGIKPENVEHLFEPFFTTRKGGTGLGLGIVKRIVESHGGVVEIRNNLSFPGVTAEIRLPVIETGSDERS, from the coding sequence TTGAACGATCCCGAAGATTTACCTTTTGTTTTAAGCGTTTCGCTTGAAAACGGAGATGGTATGAGAGTGCGAAATGTAGATGATTCATCTTCCAGCACAGGGGCAGAAGCGCAATTGTCTATGGAATGCGATGAACTGAAGCAAAACCTCACTTCTGCTCAGAACATGCTCTCAACTAAAATCAATGCAGAAGATATTTTACTTCTGGATAGCGCCTTTCCTGGAAAAATCAGATCGGGAATGGATGAGCCCACGAAAGCTTCTTCTCTGGTTCTGAAGAATAAAAGTATCACTGAACTGAATGAAATATTCAACCTGATTGCCGATCCTGTCTTTATTCTCGATAGTGACGGTAAGGTACTGGCCTGCAGCAATTCAACTATCCAGCAGTATAATTTCAGGACGGGGATAAGCGTTTTTAAACTAATGGATGAGCACGATGTTAAGATTCTCGAACCGGCACCTGCTGCAGAACTGTTAAAAGAAGCTAAAAGTAGAAAACTGGAAAATGTACAGATAAATCTCATAGCTAAATCCAGGGTACTTGATGTTGTATTCTCCTCATCTCCATTTACAATAAATAACAACGAGTCTGTCATAGTAGTTACCTTCCGCGATGTAACAAACCGCACATACCTTGAGAATGCTCTCCAGGAAAGTGAATCCCGTTACCGTATCATGGGAGAGATGATACCCTTCGGGGTTTATTTCTGTGATAAAAATGGCGGGCTGAAGTATGCAAGTTCCTCTTTCCTGAATATGATTCAGATGACAATGGAAGAGGCGCGGGATTTTGGATGGACAAGGAAAATGGTGATAGAGGATTCTGGCCCTATTATAAACCGCTGGTTGGCATGTGTAAAAACAGGAGAAGAATGGGAAGCCGAGCCAAGATTCATCAGCTTCGATAATTCTGTTGTCACTATTCTGTCCCGGGCTCGTCCTATAAGGGATAGAAATGGTGAAATATCCGGCTGGGCAGGCATTAACCTTGATATTACAGAACGAAGACGGATGGAGGAAGACCTCAGAAATATTGAATGGCTCCTTACGAAAGATCTTGAGTGTTCAAATTCTGCTGCTTTTGCCGACCCTTACAAAGAGATTGTAGATAAAAACACTGCCGGTGAAATCCTGAGTTCTACAGGCGAGGACTTTCTTCAGGAAATAACATGTGACTACCTGAGCATACTTGAAACATCTGGAATAGTCATGGAGCAAAACGGTTTGCCGGCAATTACCTTTTTCCGTTCTGAGTGGTGCAGGTTTCTTCACAGTGCTTCAAAAGCGCTCTGTGGAGAAATGCCTTTACGTGAGGCGATGAACTGCGGCAAATGGCTCTGTCATCAGAGTTGCTTTAAACAATCTGCTCAGGCGGCACTTGACTCAGGATATCCTGTTGATATCGAGTGTGCAGGTGGTATCCGTATCTATGCTGTTCCGGTGAAAGCCGGAGGCGAAAAAATAGGGGCAATCAGCTTCAGTTATGGTGATCCTCCCAAAGAAGACGCAAAGCTGAAGGAGATCGCGGCCAGGTACAATGTAGGAAGAGACAAGTTGTTTCTTATTGCCAATGCATATAAGTCCCGGCCCCGGTTCATAGTTGAAACCTCTAAAAACCGGCTCCATTCTTCAGCTCGTAAAATCGGTACAATAGTAGAAAGAAAAAGGGCTGAAATCGCTCTGCAGAAAGCATACACGGAAATTGAAAAACGTATCGAGTCAAGAACCATTGCACTTACCAGAAGTTACGAACTGCTGAAAGAAGAGATCAGGGTAAGGATGAGAGCAGAGAAGGAGTTTTCACAGAGAAATGATGCGCTCGAGGCAATCTATGCAATGGCAACAGCTTTCTCTGCCTCTCTTGAGGCCACGATAGACCAGGGGGTTTTAAGTATCTCTACTATGCTGGATGTGCCGGTTGTGGCACTGGCATGCATAGGAAAGGAGGATTTTAAATCAATCTCCCAGATTACCGGTATGGAACTGATACACATGCACTCTGTGCAGATCGACAAGCATCCCTGCGGGATTGCCTACCGTGAGCAGCGTTGCTGCCAGATTTCCAGTTCCTTCAGCCGTCTTTACCCTGTATATGCCAAAGATTTTCCCGATATGCAGAGCTATGTGGGTATCCCCATACTCAATAGTAAAGGACAGATACTGGGAACGATCTGTGCCATCGATAAAAAAGAACATGTTTTCGATGAATATGAGATTCACCTTATAGAGATATTCGCACGGTACATTGGAACTGAGATCGAGCGAAAAAACATGGAAAACCAGCTCCTTCAATCTCAGGAAATGAAAATGCTCGGTCAGCTTACCTCCGGAGTTGCCCATGAGGTAAGAAATCCTCTCAATGGTATTCTGGCGATAACCGATGCACTCAGTAAAGATCTCGGAGAAAACACCGAGTATCGTACCTATATAGAACACATCCGCAAACAGGTGATCAGGCTTTCAGACCTTATGAGAGATCTTCTTGACCTGGGCAGACCAGTGGAGCGCTCCTCTCTGATGCCTACATCTGTAAACTGGCTGGTTTCTGCTGCTGTCAATATGTGGCAGCACTCCTCCAGCCATGGCGAGCGTCAGGTCCGCCTTCAATCATCCAAGGCATCGGAGAAACTGAAAATCTACGCTGAACGGGCTAAAATGGAGCAGGTAATCATTAACCTTCTTGAGAATGCCTGCAGTCACAGCAGTCCCGACAAGGAGATAGTAGTGAATGTTCAGGATGCGGATGGGAGTGTAATTATTCAGGTTATCGATCAGGGTACAGGGATAAAGCCCGAAAATGTGGAACATCTCTTTGAACCGTTCTTTACAACCAGGAAAGGTGGGACCGGACTTGGTTTGGGAATTGTAAAGCGAATAGTTGAGAGTCATGGAGGAGTTGTGGAGATCCGCAACAATCTCTCATTTCCAGGTGTGACTGCTGAGATCAGACTTCCAGTGATAGAAACCGGCAGTGATGAGAGGAGTTAA
- a CDS encoding OmpA family protein, producing the protein MTKFLNPMWVALVTASLAFVGCQKKVTKVEEPPPPPPPPVVVEEPPPPPPPEPVVEDISGRLNELLQPVYFDFDKSDLKYDAISRLEMIASFLREHPSVRLLAQGHADERGSSEYNMGLGENRSKSVRNYLTSYGISLDRIDVTSFGEERPVSVNCGSDDYCHGQNRRVDWQVLSK; encoded by the coding sequence ATGACAAAGTTTCTGAATCCAATGTGGGTAGCCCTGGTAACAGCCAGTCTCGCATTTGTCGGCTGCCAGAAAAAAGTTACCAAAGTTGAAGAACCCCCACCCCCTCCTCCACCCCCCGTAGTGGTTGAGGAACCACCGCCTCCTCCTCCACCGGAGCCGGTAGTGGAAGATATTTCGGGCCGACTCAATGAGCTTTTACAGCCAGTATATTTTGATTTTGACAAATCGGATCTAAAGTATGATGCTATAAGCCGTCTTGAAATGATAGCCTCATTTTTAAGAGAACATCCTTCTGTAAGGCTTTTGGCGCAGGGGCACGCTGATGAGCGTGGTTCATCAGAGTACAACATGGGTCTGGGTGAGAACCGCTCCAAATCAGTGCGTAACTATCTGACCTCCTATGGTATCAGCCTGGATCGTATTGATGTTACATCTTTTGGTGAGGAGCGCCCTGTATCGGTCAATTGCGGAAGTGATGACTACTGTCATGGTCAAAATCGCCGGGTTGACTGGCAAGTATTATCGAAATAA
- the genX gene encoding EF-P lysine aminoacylase GenX yields the protein MVPFPNEKNNKPYTIQSARFRAGIICKIRDFFQTRGALEVETPILSHAASTDCHIDIFKTRFEPFPGSSIKEDAFLQTSPEFHMKRLLAEGFPDIFQICKVFRNGEVGRIHNPEFTLLEWYRRDYDMYKMIEETAELCTYVLGNYRIQMKTYRELFVERTGIDPLETECAEISLFCKSKGITHPVFDTLTDALQFTMSEIIEPQLPKDTLCFIYNFPADQAVLALLDKDDPSVARRFELYINGMEIANGFEELTDPEENLRRLQEQNQKRKTMGKPVIPEDSRFIESLEAGLPLCSGTALGVDRLIAIALKSESIDDTISFKWEIS from the coding sequence ATGGTACCGTTCCCAAATGAAAAAAATAACAAACCTTATACAATCCAGTCTGCCAGATTCCGTGCAGGAATCATCTGCAAGATAAGGGATTTTTTCCAGACCCGAGGTGCGCTTGAGGTAGAAACTCCGATTCTCTCTCATGCTGCATCTACAGACTGTCACATCGATATCTTTAAAACCCGCTTTGAACCATTCCCCGGATCTTCTATAAAGGAGGATGCTTTTTTACAGACCTCACCTGAGTTCCATATGAAACGGTTGTTGGCTGAAGGCTTCCCTGACATTTTCCAAATCTGCAAAGTGTTCAGAAATGGTGAAGTGGGACGGATTCATAATCCGGAATTTACTCTTCTTGAATGGTACAGAAGAGATTATGACATGTATAAAATGATAGAGGAAACGGCTGAGCTGTGTACTTATGTTCTGGGGAATTACAGGATCCAGATGAAAACTTACCGTGAACTGTTTGTTGAACGCACGGGGATTGATCCTCTTGAGACAGAATGTGCTGAGATCTCTCTCTTCTGCAAGTCAAAAGGTATAACTCATCCGGTGTTTGATACCCTCACCGATGCCTTACAGTTTACCATGTCAGAAATCATTGAGCCGCAACTTCCGAAGGACACTCTGTGTTTTATCTATAATTTCCCGGCAGACCAGGCAGTGCTTGCTCTCCTGGATAAAGATGATCCCTCTGTCGCCAGGCGTTTTGAGCTTTATATAAATGGTATGGAGATTGCAAACGGCTTTGAGGAACTGACTGACCCTGAGGAAAACCTCAGGCGTCTTCAGGAGCAGAACCAGAAGAGGAAGACAATGGGAAAACCAGTAATTCCTGAGGATAGCCGTTTCATTGAATCTCTTGAAGCCGGACTCCCTCTGTGTTCAGGTACTGCTCTGGGAGTAGACCGGCTGATTGCAATAGCATTAAAATCTGAGAGTATAGATGACACAATTAGTTTCAAATGGGAGATTAGTTGA
- a CDS encoding redox-sensing transcriptional repressor Rex, whose translation MVTNKNCILRLSRYKNALYRFKTLGFLKIYSDYLADAVGVTSAQVRKDFSLFGISGNKRGGYQIDSLISKLNEILGKTETQRVIMAGAGNLGSALLKYRSFEKEGIKIVAAFDIDPSKQDSRLAVPILPLDELERYVQRNGIKIGIISVPEVAAQQTFDLMVKAGIKGVLNFAPIQLKTSGECIVNNVNLELELENLIYYVNASEKACTSGPEQAE comes from the coding sequence ATGGTAACGAACAAAAACTGTATTCTTCGCTTATCGAGGTACAAAAACGCGCTATACCGATTTAAAACTCTTGGTTTTTTGAAAATCTACTCTGATTATCTGGCAGATGCTGTAGGGGTGACAAGTGCGCAAGTCCGCAAAGATTTCTCACTTTTTGGAATATCCGGGAACAAACGCGGTGGTTACCAGATCGATTCCCTTATCAGCAAGCTAAATGAGATACTTGGGAAAACTGAGACACAGAGAGTGATAATGGCAGGTGCAGGTAACCTTGGCAGTGCGTTGTTAAAGTATAGAAGTTTCGAGAAGGAGGGGATAAAGATAGTCGCAGCATTCGACATAGATCCCTCAAAACAGGATTCCAGACTGGCGGTACCGATTCTGCCTCTTGATGAGCTGGAAAGATACGTACAACGCAACGGGATAAAAATCGGGATAATCAGCGTTCCGGAAGTGGCGGCTCAGCAGACATTTGACCTGATGGTCAAGGCAGGAATCAAGGGTGTTTTAAACTTCGCTCCGATCCAGCTTAAGACATCCGGAGAATGCATAGTAAACAATGTGAACCTTGAACTGGAACTCGAGAATTTGATTTACTATGTAAACGCAAGTGAAAAGGCATGCACTTCCGGCCCTGAGCAGGCGGAATAA
- a CDS encoding DUF2934 domain-containing protein produces MRLFFNLYLISVKLICYSQKIIEITPLKEAEVDIRSKIEKRAYELFLARGARHGYHMQDWEQAEKEVMAEINAQQKTQKKAEPEPKAEPKVEQKVEQKVEPKVEPKKAPAQKEVEPEQKKAQPAKKRAASKKK; encoded by the coding sequence ATTAGGCTATTTTTTAATTTATACTTAATCTCTGTTAAATTGATCTGCTATTCACAAAAAATAATAGAGATAACCCCATTAAAGGAGGCAGAAGTGGACATTCGCAGTAAAATTGAGAAAAGAGCTTATGAGCTTTTTCTCGCTCGTGGTGCGCGCCATGGATATCACATGCAGGATTGGGAACAGGCTGAAAAAGAAGTAATGGCCGAAATAAATGCCCAGCAGAAAACACAGAAAAAAGCAGAGCCAGAGCCAAAGGCCGAACCGAAAGTAGAACAGAAGGTGGAACAGAAAGTAGAGCCGAAAGTGGAACCGAAAAAAGCTCCTGCTCAGAAAGAAGTGGAACCGGAGCAGAAAAAGGCTCAGCCTGCGAAAAAGAGAGCTGCTTCTAAAAAAAAGTAG
- a CDS encoding KamA family radical SAM protein, translated as MRSIPKPPQGEFITDTDKLLNYLGLKRKDAPYRIGCDGSFPLKASFSYADRIVKQNWYDPLLLQILPREEETEGMEGFSEDPLKESSAFIAPGVLQKYPSRILVMSSSVCSIHCRFCFRKNCQIKQLPQDATWRDIRGKKDIDEVILSGGDPLCLSNKKLHEIFEELVSMEHLRLLRIHTRVPVSLPSRIDNQVLDMLSVINEKKTLTLVIHTNHPQELQNDCSEVLKKIRSRGILVLSQSVLLKGINDSVRTLRELSLRLIEHGILPYYLHQFDRVKGGSHFEVAIEKGKSLVGEMLRCTCGYGLPKYVQEIPGESSKIPL; from the coding sequence ATGAGATCAATTCCTAAACCCCCTCAGGGGGAATTCATTACCGATACCGATAAACTACTGAACTATCTTGGCCTGAAAAGGAAAGATGCCCCGTACAGAATCGGATGTGATGGTTCTTTCCCTCTAAAAGCCAGCTTCAGTTATGCCGACCGTATCGTAAAGCAAAACTGGTATGATCCTTTGCTGCTTCAGATCCTCCCGCGTGAAGAGGAAACTGAAGGAATGGAAGGTTTTTCTGAAGACCCACTCAAAGAGAGCAGCGCGTTTATAGCACCTGGAGTACTTCAAAAGTACCCATCGAGGATTCTTGTTATGTCAAGTTCCGTGTGCTCTATTCACTGCAGATTCTGCTTCAGAAAAAACTGTCAAATCAAGCAGTTACCGCAAGATGCCACATGGAGAGATATACGCGGAAAAAAGGATATCGATGAGGTTATCTTAAGCGGAGGTGATCCTCTTTGCCTCAGCAACAAAAAGCTTCATGAAATATTTGAAGAGTTGGTATCGATGGAGCACCTCCGGTTACTAAGAATTCACACGAGAGTTCCTGTTTCTCTTCCATCCCGAATTGATAACCAGGTGCTCGATATGCTTTCTGTGATTAACGAGAAGAAAACACTCACTTTGGTTATACACACTAATCATCCGCAGGAGCTTCAGAACGACTGTTCAGAAGTTCTGAAAAAGATTCGCAGCAGAGGAATTCTGGTCCTGAGTCAGTCTGTGCTGCTTAAGGGAATAAACGATTCTGTCCGCACACTTCGTGAACTCTCCCTCAGATTGATTGAGCATGGAATATTACCCTATTACCTGCACCAGTTCGACAGGGTTAAAGGTGGCAGTCATTTTGAGGTTGCAATTGAGAAAGGGAAGTCACTTGTGGGGGAAATGTTGCGATGTACTTGCGGATACGGCTTACCCAAATATGTTCAGGAGATTCCCGGAGAGAGCTCAAAAATCCCCCTCTGA
- the efp gene encoding elongation factor P has translation MGMVDTSQFRKKLKIIIDGQPWMIVENEFVKPGKGQAFNRVKMKNLITGRVLERTFKSGETVEEAEVITTKMQYLYNDGTNYAFMNSENYEQIEIPKDQIEDESRWLLDNTECEVSFWGDRVISVTPPTFMDFVITYTEPAVRGDTATNVSKKATLETGAVVDVPLFIETGMKIRIDTRTGEYLQRAT, from the coding sequence ATGGGTATGGTGGATACAAGTCAGTTTCGCAAAAAGTTGAAAATCATAATCGATGGGCAGCCATGGATGATCGTGGAAAACGAATTCGTAAAACCAGGGAAAGGTCAGGCGTTCAATCGGGTTAAAATGAAAAACCTGATCACTGGAAGGGTGCTTGAAAGAACGTTTAAATCAGGTGAAACAGTGGAGGAAGCAGAGGTTATTACAACAAAGATGCAGTACCTCTACAACGATGGAACAAATTACGCTTTCATGAATTCTGAAAACTATGAGCAGATCGAAATTCCCAAAGATCAGATTGAAGATGAGAGCAGGTGGCTTCTGGATAACACTGAATGTGAGGTTTCATTCTGGGGAGACAGGGTGATTTCAGTCACACCGCCTACTTTTATGGATTTTGTCATTACTTATACCGAACCTGCTGTACGGGGAGATACTGCCACGAATGTATCTAAGAAAGCAACACTGGAAACCGGAGCCGTGGTCGATGTTCCACTTTTTATAGAGACCGGTATGAAAATACGGATTGATACCCGCACAGGTGAGTACTTGCAGAGAGCAACCTGA
- a CDS encoding DUF2267 domain-containing protein — MTWTGLETFDTTVQKADIWLKEIMMELNTDSRRIAYMALRSVLLALRDRLTVDEAADLGSQLPLLIRGIYYDEWVPSRNPIKDRHLDEFLARIQERYNGETDIKAMTKAVFKVLRHRVTEGEIKDVKGMMPDELKELWS, encoded by the coding sequence ATGACCTGGACAGGACTAGAAACCTTCGATACTACAGTGCAGAAAGCTGATATATGGCTGAAGGAAATAATGATGGAGCTTAACACCGACAGCAGGCGCATCGCTTACATGGCACTGCGTTCTGTTCTTCTGGCTTTGAGGGACAGACTTACTGTCGATGAGGCAGCCGATCTTGGGTCACAGTTGCCTCTTCTTATCAGGGGTATCTACTACGATGAATGGGTTCCATCAAGAAACCCCATCAAGGATCGACATCTCGATGAATTCCTGGCCCGTATTCAAGAACGTTACAATGGGGAAACAGATATAAAGGCGATGACCAAGGCCGTATTTAAAGTGCTGAGGCACAGAGTGACTGAAGGGGAGATTAAGGATGTAAAGGGTATGATGCCTGATGAGTTAAAGGAACTCTGGAGCTGA
- a CDS encoding response regulator codes for MMVIDDDPVIREVLEFNLEARGYDVISYSNGKEALEALPVEQPDLVLLDVIMPEMDGWEVLKLMRDHFEHLEMKILMLTAKSTQKDKLIGRSILKADEYITKPFDFNDLLRAIKRLLGES; via the coding sequence GTGATGGTAATCGATGATGATCCGGTTATTCGGGAAGTACTTGAGTTCAATCTTGAAGCAAGGGGATATGATGTAATATCATATTCCAACGGGAAAGAGGCCCTTGAGGCTTTGCCTGTTGAGCAGCCGGATCTTGTTCTTCTCGACGTAATAATGCCGGAGATGGACGGGTGGGAAGTATTGAAGCTAATGAGAGATCATTTTGAACATTTGGAAATGAAAATCTTAATGCTTACAGCGAAGAGCACCCAGAAGGACAAATTGATTGGCAGATCGATTCTCAAAGCTGACGAATATATCACTAAACCATTTGATTTCAACGACTTACTGAGAGCCATAAAGAGGTTACTAGGAGAGAGTTAA